A stretch of DNA from Campylobacter iguaniorum:
AGGACACTATGATGAAACAAACAATGCTTTAGAAATTGTGAACCAAAAAAATAAAACTCTTGAGGCAAAAGTTGCAGAACTGCAAACAAAATTAAAAGAGGTGCAAGAAGAGCAAACAAAAATGAGAGAACCTAGAGCTACCGTTGAAGTTCTTGGAGTTTTTGCGGAAGAGCCAAATATGGTTACTGAAAAAACTCTATACACAAAAACAGATCAAGAGAATTTCTCAACTGGAAAAGTTATGGCTCAAACACTTCATAAAAGAAAAGAGCCTACTGCTAATGCAAAACATATAGGGTATCTAAAGTATGGTGAGATTGTAGATATTGAAGAGATAATCACTAATGATAGTGGCCATCTTTGGGCAAAATTAAAAAATGGCGGTTACGCTTCAACAAAATGGATAGAAATTCAAACTAAAACAAAGGAATAATGGATGAAAATGAAGATAATGACAACAATGGCAATAGCTGCAACGATTTTAATGAGTGGATGTGCAACAACTGGAAATCCTCAAATTGGAAATAATGGCGATATGTCAAAAATTGAGGCTTTTGTTGCAAATGATAAAAAAGATGTATCAAAAGAATTGCTAAAAACCTCACCAGTTTATGCTCAAAAAAATCAACATAAAGCGGTTGAGGAAAATATGGTAAAAATTAAAAATGATATGCCCCTTTATAGACAACCACTATTCGCTCAAATGGTTGTATTTCCATATATTAGTGATGCAGGTATTTATCACGGTTATCAAGAGAGTTGGATTAAAATTAAAGAGGGTGAGTTTGTATTAGCTGATCCAGCTACAAATTCAAAAGATGAAAAAATCTTTGATTACAATGAGGTTTCAAA
This window harbors:
- a CDS encoding SH3 domain-containing protein; the protein is MTDTFIKASLHKSKTAIIAVSLMASTSLFANDVEKNMETMQKAIIKLIGHYDETNNALEIVNQKNKTLEAKVAELQTKLKEVQEEQTKMREPRATVEVLGVFAEEPNMVTEKTLYTKTDQENFSTGKVMAQTLHKRKEPTANAKHIGYLKYGEIVDIEEIITNDSGHLWAKLKNGGYASTKWIEIQTKTKE